Genomic window (Chrysiogenia bacterium):
CGTGCGCGAGTTCCTCAATGGCTTCCTTCCCGTCGTCGACGAGATGGAGGCGATGCTCAACGAGAACGAGATTTTCCTGGAACGCCTCAAGGGCATCGGCATCGTCTCCGGCGAGGACGCGATTTCCCTGGGCCTTTCGGGTGCTTCCTTGCGCGGCTCGGGCGTGGACTGGGACATCCGCCGCGACACGCCGTATCTGGCCTACGAGGAAGTGGATTGGGAAGTGGCCGTGGAGACGGCGGGCGACTGTCTGGCGCGTTACTTCGTGCGCATCAAGGAAATGCGCGAGGCGCACCGGATTTGCTGCCAGGTGCTTGACCTTCTCGAGCGCCATTCCAGCGATCCCGTCAATATCGACAATCCCAAGGTGATCTTCCCGCCGAAGGAGCGCGTGAAGAAGTCGATGGAGGATCTGATCCATCACTTCCTGCTGGCCTCCGAGGGGTTCAAGGTTCCCGAAGGCGAGGTTTATCACTCGATCGAGGCGCCGAAGGGCGAACTGGGTTTCTACCTGATGGCCGATGGTGGGCCGAAGGCTTACCGCCTTGGCATCCGAAGCCCCAGCTTCACGAACCTGCAGGGCCTGAATTCGATGTGCCAGGGGATGTTGCTGGCCGACGTGGTGGCGATTATCGCGAGCCTCGATCCCGTGCTCGGCGAAGTTGATCGCTGACGGGAGGCGCACTGCTTTGCTGTGGTTCATCGGCGGATCGATTGTCTTTCTGGTGCTGCACCAGGCTCTTGAGGGCTCGCTGGTGCAGGGCGAGAAAGCCGTGTTGAGGAAGTTCCAGTGGGACATGGGG
Coding sequences:
- a CDS encoding NADH-quinone oxidoreductase subunit D, whose translation is MTKRVVEKTYSNLESMTINMGPQHPSTHGVLRIILELDGEIVTGLETVVGYLHRAKEKHGEFKTYHQFIPYTDRMDYLSPMSNNTAYVMTVEKALGIEITPRCKYLRTLLCELARISSHLLAVGTGALELGAMTIFMWGFTEREKLYDIFEFISGARFTVSYMRVGGVMRPDYPEWRARVREFLNGFLPVVDEMEAMLNENEIFLERLKGIGIVSGEDAISLGLSGASLRGSGVDWDIRRDTPYLAYEEVDWEVAVETAGDCLARYFVRIKEMREAHRICCQVLDLLERHSSDPVNIDNPKVIFPPKERVKKSMEDLIHHFLLASEGFKVPEGEVYHSIEAPKGELGFYLMADGGPKAYRLGIRSPSFTNLQGLNSMCQGMLLADVVAIIASLDPVLGEVDR